In Bernardetia sp., the genomic window GATTTGCTCATCACGTCCTTCAATTCTTGTATCAATCATAATCAAATCCATAAGTTTTCCATAATTGATAACACGATAAACTCCTGTGTTTTGTGTTCTGATAGGCATCCATTCATTATAGACTTGTTGAGAAATAGCTTTACGGTTTGCCCAGTTTCCTTCTGTTGAATCTGTATGATTTTCTGCTCCGTCTTTATAAGCATCGTTTGAAAACTCGTGGTCGTCCCAAATGGTAATAAAAGGATGCTGTTGGTGCGCTCTTCGAAGATTTTGGTCTAAATGATACAAAGAATAACGAGTTCGGTAGTCTGCTAGTGTAAGAATTTCAGTTTCTGGTTGGTGCGAACGCTCAATCAAATTCGCACCATACGTTCCTGCTCCATACTCATAAATATAATCTCCTAAATGCACCACAGCATCAAGGTCGTTTCGGTCTGCAATTCTTCCAAAAGCATTAAAATATCCTGCTTCATAGTTCTGACAAGACACAACAGCAAATTTCAAGTGTTCTGCATTGCTTTCATTCGGAGCAGTTTTGGTTCTTCCAATGAGCGAATTAGCTTCTAAAGCTGAAAAATAGTAGTAATAGGTGGTGTTGGGTTCTAACCCTACTACATCAATCTTGACAGTAAAATCTCGTTCTGCATTCGTTGTAAACTCGCCTTCTGCCACTACGTTTTGAAGCTCTACATCGGAAGTAAGATACCATTTTACAGGAATGTCATTGGTTTGGTTTTCTGCATCTGGAGTTACTCTTGTCCAAATTATTACTCGGTCAGAAAGTGGGTCGCCAGAAGCTACACCGTGATAAAAAGGTTTTAGACGCTCTTCGAAAGGCAGGTCGTCATGTTGTGCTGTTGTTTTAGCAACTTTTCGTTTCAAAGAAACAGGAGCAGGCTGTGCTGTCGGACTAACAATCTTAGTAATTTTCCCTAAGTCTTGTGAAAAGACAGGAAACATCATAAACCAAGAAAGGATACATAAAGTAACTTTTTTCATTGCGTTTTTTAAATTGTCTTAGAGCTTGTTTAAACTTTTATTTTATCTAGCGAAAACGAGAAAATTTTTGACTTATCAAGGCACTTTTAAGGAGAATAGCAAGCTATTTGACAAAAAAATAATGCAGATATAGACTGAAACTTACCATTTGTAGCTCAAAGAAATAATTTTAAATAAGCTCTTATGTGATAGATTTTAAAATTTTTGCAAGTTGGTTCTATATTTTTACTTTATAGTTAGATTTATATGAACTTTTCTTGAAGCAAAGTTAAGGAGGTAAACTTGTTAGAAATCATATTTCAAATTGATTAGAAAATTACGCTGATTCATTCTATAATCAAAACGATACGCATTGTTTTTTATGAGAAAGTTTTCTTGGTTGGTTAGGTTTCTGACTAAAAGCCCTAGTTCCAAATAAGGCGTAAAACGATAAGCAAACTTTGTATCAATGGTTGCCCAAGCAGATACATTTTCCGAACGAAAGTCTTTTGTCCTGTCATTTATATCCGAACTCCTACGATTTACTTCGCTTTGAGCATGTACCATCAGCGAACCCATACATTTATTTTTTTCATATATCATTCCTAAATTCAGACTGTGTGCAGGATACCAAGTAAGATTCTCTGGACTTTCTGTAATGGTTGTATCTCTAATAGTCTCGCTAAGACGTTGCACAAAAGAATAATTTCCTGTAATCTGAAATTCAGAAGAAAGAGAAGATTCAATTTCATACTCTACACCAAAGTTAGCCAAGCTATACAAATTCGTACTCAAATTGGCATTGGCAACACTATAAGCAATAATATCTTCAAAATTTGTATAAAAAGTATTGAGGCGCATAATCGTTTTTTTAGAAGTTTGCCACTCTCCCACTAGCTCAAATGTTGTGATAGATTCGGCTGAAAGCTCGTTGATATTTGAGGCTAAAGAATAGGTATTTGCTCCAAACATTTCGGTAGGTGTAGGTGTTCGGAAAGCTCTTCCTGCAAGTGCTTTTATTGTAAAGGTAGGCATTACATTAAAAACCAATCCTATTCTTGGACTAAACTGTTCAAAAGATTTATTTTCTTCATTTCTTTCTGCTGAATACACATCTGTATAATTAAAAAATTGATTGTCGTAACGCAGCGTAATGGTGGCTTGTAAAATATTATTCAAAAGTCTAGGTGAAGTATATTGAGCAAACAAAGCTAGATTTAATAAAGGTTTAGATTCTACAAACTCTAGCCACGCATTCATTGGGCGAGGATCATTATCTGGAAAAGGAGCAAAATCAGAGTTCAAATCAATATTTGAAGTATGAGCATTATCTCCATCATAGTAAAACAAATTTCCTTCTATTCCAGCCAACAAAACCGACTCATTTCCTAATGAATATTTGTACTGCATTCGTCCAAAAACATCTTCTGCACTTGTATTGAGATATTCAGAAACTCCTAAAGGGTAAAAATTATCTAACGCACCATTAGGATAATAACGCATATTCCAATCTAATCCGTGATTTTGATAACGAATGACATACTCCTGTACCAATTTTTTATTCAGATGCCCACTAGTGTAACGCAACGAGAGCATTTTACGATTTTCTTTTATGGCTTCAGGTTGGTCTGGAATAAAAAATAACCATCCATGACCTGTTTCTGATTCCCAAGCATGTTGATGATACTGTAATTCAAAACCTGCGAGTTTTCCTCTTCCTTCTAGTTTTCCAAAAAGATAATAGCTATTACGTGTATCATTGATTTTTTGCATTAAAAAATTTCCCGAGTCGTCTGTTCTTTCTGAATCATCATAAGAAAGATATTCATTTCCACTAGTAGAAAAAGAATTAAAAGCTATAACAGCAGATACTAAATCTCCTTCACCACCTACTACGGCATCATAAATTTGTGTATTATTACTCCCCAAACGAATTTGTGCCATTCCATTTTGACGAAAATCAGAAGGCGAAATTGTATTTAGCCCAATAGCTCCATTCATTGCATTTGCTCCATAAAGTGCCGAAACAGGTCCTCGTATAAGCTCTATTGACTTTGAAAAAACCAGTGGCGTAACTTCTGAAGTATAAGCTGTGCCATACAAATTATCATTATAAGGAACTCCATCTATGAGCATCAACAAATGATTATTATTCCAACCTTCAAAAACTCCCCTTGAACTGACCGTCCGTCTGTCATAATCTTGTGAAGGTGTAAAACCTGCCTGTCTGTACAAAACATCATTCAAACTAACCCAGC contains:
- a CDS encoding TonB-dependent receptor, which codes for MKKAFLFLLLCIPFASLAQTDSTLYQLSIDELLEPEENLLTGKVSSASKIEQRVLDAPSIVKVITKERINKYGWVSLNDVLYRQAGFTPSQDYDRRTVSSRGVFEGWNNNHLLMLIDGVPYNDNLYGTAYTSEVTPLVFSKSIELIRGPVSALYGANAMNGAIGLNTISPSDFRQNGMAQIRLGSNNTQIYDAVVGGEGDLVSAVIAFNSFSTSGNEYLSYDDSERTDDSGNFLMQKINDTRNSYYLFGKLEGRGKLAGFELQYHQHAWESETGHGWLFFIPDQPEAIKENRKMLSLRYTSGHLNKKLVQEYVIRYQNHGLDWNMRYYPNGALDNFYPLGVSEYLNTSAEDVFGRMQYKYSLGNESVLLAGIEGNLFYYDGDNAHTSNIDLNSDFAPFPDNDPRPMNAWLEFVESKPLLNLALFAQYTSPRLLNNILQATITLRYDNQFFNYTDVYSAERNEENKSFEQFSPRIGLVFNVMPTFTIKALAGRAFRTPTPTEMFGANTYSLASNINELSAESITTFELVGEWQTSKKTIMRLNTFYTNFEDIIAYSVANANLSTNLYSLANFGVEYEIESSLSSEFQITGNYSFVQRLSETIRDTTITESPENLTWYPAHSLNLGMIYEKNKCMGSLMVHAQSEVNRRSSDINDRTKDFRSENVSAWATIDTKFAYRFTPYLELGLLVRNLTNQENFLIKNNAYRFDYRMNQRNFLINLKYDF